In one window of Camelina sativa cultivar DH55 chromosome 15, Cs, whole genome shotgun sequence DNA:
- the LOC104745989 gene encoding LOW QUALITY PROTEIN: uncharacterized protein LOC104745989 (The sequence of the model RefSeq protein was modified relative to this genomic sequence to represent the inferred CDS: inserted 1 base in 1 codon), with product MNFPPTKLDYHVDMFNLQSQSRFLSLYKAEDGRTALILDSTVFHPQGGGQPSDTGFIEFSGLDFKFSVQDVRSKDGIVLHYGVFEGLNHESGMDIEEGKEVHLFVDESRRKLNSRLHSGGHLLDMCMQKVGLGHLEPGXGYHFPDGPYVEYKGSVPQNELQVKQEELEAEANELITKGGKVYAALLPYEEASVLCGGSLPDYIPKGSTPRIIKLGDNPGCPCGGTHVSDVSDIISMKITQMRTKKGMTKVCYTIAS from the exons ATGAACTTTCCTCCGACGAAGCTTGATTATCATGTAGACATGTTCAATCTCCAATCTCAGTCCAGATTCCTCTCCTTATACAAG GCGGAAGATGGACGCACAGCTCTGATATTGGATTCGACGGTGTTTCATCCGCAAGGTGGTGGTCAGCCGTCAGACACCGGTTTCATCGAATTCTCCGGTTTGGATTTCAAGTTTTCCGTTCAAGATGTTCGATCGAAAGACGGAATT GTTCTCCATTACGGAGTTTTCGAAGGTTTGAATCATGAGAGTGGGATGGATATTGAGGAAGGGAAAGAAGttcatttgtttgttgatgAATCAAGGCGCAAACTCAATTCCAG GTTACACTCAGGTGGACACTTGCTAGATATGTGTATGCAGAAAGTTGGGTTAGGACATTTGGAGCCTG AAGGATACCATTTTCCAGACGG TCCATATGTGGAATACAAAGGAAGTGTTCCACAGAATGAACTGCAGGTGAAGCAGGAAGAGTTGGAGGCGGAAGCTAACGAACTGATAACGAAAGGTGGAAAG GTTTATGCTGCTCTATTGCCCTATGAAGAGGCATCTGTGCTCTGTGGTGGCAGTCTTCCTGATTATATTCCTAAG GGAAGCACTCCTCGGATCATAAAATTAGGTGACAACCCGGGGTGTCCGTGTGGTGGGACACATGTCTCCGATGTATCTGATATCATAAGCATGAAG aTCACACAGATGAGAACAAAGAAAGGAATGACGAAAGTTTGCTACACCATTGCATCTTAA
- the LOC104745990 gene encoding rapid alkalinization factor 23-like, translated as MRGLSITTVAILAILVILTVQYWSVAVSSQSVEFVSPIETECRGTIAECSVSAALGDEGDLFYGGAEFEMDSEINRRMLAARRYISYGALRRNTVPCSRRGASYYNCRRGAQANPYSRGCSAITRCRR; from the coding sequence atgagaggaCTCTCAATAACCACGGTGGCGATTCTCGCGATTCTAGTCATTCTCACCGTTCAGTACTGGTCCGTCGCGGTGTCTTCTCAGTCCGTCGAATTCGTCTCTCCGATCGAGACAGAGTGCCGTGGTACTATAGCAGAGTGCTCTGTTTCCGCCGCCCTCGGAGACGAAGGAGATCTATTCTACGGCGGAGCGGAGTTCGAGATGGATTCGGAGATCAACCGGCGTATGTTAGCGGCGAGGAGGTACATAAGCTACGGTGCGCTTAGGAGAAACACTGTTCCCTGCTCACGACGCGGCGCGTCTTACTACAATTGCAGACGTGGAGCTCAGGCCAACCCTTACTCTCGCGGCTGCAGCGCCATCACTCGCTGCCGGCGCTGA
- the LOC104748234 gene encoding putative F-box protein At3g16590, giving the protein MPKKLPAELEDEILYRVPPLSLARFRTVCKQWNQLYNDKRFINNHLACVRPQFILRTETSKIYSIGINLDDSLEVRELNLETHDQGPNKKLKLYRNMFYCDGFLLCPALPHVVAVWNPWLREQQTKWIEPKRNRFNLYGLGYDNGRPVKEYKILGLSYGFSQEVDGSDTKIDPRVSIYEFATNAWKDCKFGLLDWHLRSPRTVLSLNGTLYWIAKSLESDGCFIQSFDLSSERFKPFCFLPCKNDFGDTQILEVFRGDRISVLEQCKTTKKVKIWVTKNMISGDRKEIVSWRLLMTVSIPNFPRLQNHTRCNSQPSYFIDNNDDKRLIVCTCDEIGKPWVYIVKGDRFKKIQMGFEVDPWPFHLVYVPSLVPIPLFQEQRE; this is encoded by the coding sequence ATGCCGAAGAAGCTTCCAGCGGAGTTAGAGGATGAGATACTTTATCGTGTTCCACCTCTATCTCTCGCTCGATTCAGAACCGTTTGCAAGCAATGGAACCAACTCTACAACGACAAGAGATTCATCAACAATCACTTGGCTTGCGTCCGTCCTCAATTCATCTTACGGACCGAGACTTCCAAGATTTATTCAATAGGCATCAATCTCGATGACTCGTTAGAGGTGCGTGAGCTAAACCTAGAAACTCATGATCAGGGTCCTAATAAGAAACTCAAGTTGTATCGAAACATGTTTTATTGCGACGGGTTTTTGTTATGTCCTGCTTTGCCTCACGTGGTTGCGGTCTGGAATCCATGGTTGAGAGAACAACAAACTAAATGGATTGAGCCGAAGAGGAATAGATTCAATTTATATGGACTAGGTTATGATAATGGTAGACCGGTTAAGGAATACAAGATATTAGGGTTAAGTTATGGTTTCAGTCAAGAGGTGGACGGCAGTGACACAAAAATTGACCCGAGAGTTTCAATCTACGAGTTTGCAACCAATGCGTGGAAAGATTGTAAGTTTGGTTTACTTGACTGGCACTTAAGATCTCCACGGACTGTTTTGTCTTTGAATGGAACTTTGTACTGGATTGCTAAGAGTCTTGAGAGTGATGGTTGTTTTATCCAAAGCTTTGATTTATCAAGCGAGAGATTCAAGCCCTTTTGTTTCTTGCCGTGTAAGAATGATTTCGGGGATACTCAAATCCTTGAGGTTTTTAGGGGAGATCGGATTTCTGTGTTGGAACAATGCAAGACAACAAAGAAGGTCAAGATTTGGGTGACCAAGAATATGATTAGTGGAGATAGAAAGGAGATTGTGTCGTGGAGACTGTTAATGACGGTGTCGATACCAAACTTCCCGAGATTACAAAACCATACACGCTGTAATTCTCAGCCGAGTTACTTCATCGATAACAATGATGACAAGAGGCTTATTGTGTGTACCTGCGATGAAATTGGAAAGCCTTGGGTCTATATAGTGAAGGGAGATAGGTTCAAGAAGATTCAAATGGGTTTTGAGGTTGATCCTTGGCCTTTTCACCTTGTCTATGTTCCTAGTTTGGTTCCCATTCCTTTATTTCAAGAGCAACGAGAATGA
- the LOC104745992 gene encoding helicase-like transcription factor CHR28, translating to MDTAMENYSSGSDEEVKEGETTVNEREIYQAALQDLKQPKTEKDLPPGVLTVPLMRHQKIALEWMRKKEKRSRKCRGGILADDQGLGKTISTISLILLHKLKLQSKQKKRKGRKSGGTLIVCPASVVKQWAREVKEKVSDEHKLSVLIYHGSNRTKDPIELAKYDVVVTTYAIVTNEVPQNPLLNLYDTFSKKRGRASFEGSNLQPLAGALGRVRWLRVVLDEAHTIKNHRTLVAKACFSLRAKRRWCLTGTPIQNKVDDLYSYFRFLRYHPYATCLSFRQRIKVPISKNSLRGYKKLQAVLRGIMLRRTKGTLLDGQPIIILPPKQVNLSKVDFSKIALEWMRKKEKRSRKCRGGILADDQGLGKTISTISLILLHKLKLQSKQKKRKGRKSGGTLIVCPASVVKQWAREVKEKVSDEHKLSVLIYHGSNRTKDPIELAKYDVVVTTYAIVTNEVPQNPLLNLYDTFSKKRGRASFEGSNLQPLAGALGRVRWLRVVLDEAHTIKNHRTLVAKACFSLRAKRRWCLTGTPIQNKVDDLYSYFRFLRYHPYATCLSFRQRIKVPISKNSLRGYKKLQAVLRGIMLRRTKGTLLDGQPIIILPPKQVNLSKVDFSVVEWSFYRKLEMYSRLQYQEYANEGTLHEHMAHLLVMLLRLRQACNHPQLVNGYSHSYAIEEKPDVGHESDREYLTILLNILKSSFSICNVCNDPPKDPVVTLCGHVFCYECVSENINGDHKTCPALNCSTELKHDNVFTESAIRSCINDYDDPKDKKVLFSLQGEFISSKIKAVIEILQSLAKQGSDPDSPPIKTIVFSQWTGMLDLVEQSFVKNRIKFRRLDGSMSLLTRDIAVKEFNNDPDVEVMLMSLKAGNLGLNMIAACHVILLDLWWNPTTEDQAIDRAHRIGQTRTVTVTRIAIKNTVEERILTLQERKRKIVASALGEKHGKSSAIQLTLEDLEYLFFGE from the exons ATGGATACTGCTATGGAGAATTATAGTTCAGGTAGTGatgaagaagtaaaagaagGGGAGACCACCGTTAACGAGAGGGAAATCTATCAGGCTGCATTACAA GATCTGAAACAACCCAAGACCGAAAAGGATCTACCGCCTGGTGTTCTTACAGTTCCTCTTATGAGGCATCAG AAAATTGCATTGGAATGGATgcgtaagaaagaaaaaagaagcagGAAATGTAGGGGAGGGATATTAGCAGATGATCAG GGACTTGGTAAAACAATCTCGACGATCTCTCTTATCCTATTGCATAAGTTGAAGTTACAATCAAAGCAGAAAAAGCGAAAAGGTCGAAAATCTGGTGGTACATTGATTGTTTGTCCTGCAAGTGTTGTAAAGCAATGGGCAAGAGAAGTGAAAGAGAAGGTTTCTGATGAACACAAGCTCTCTGTTTTAATCTACCATGGATCTAACAGAACCAAAGATCCTATTGAATTAGCAAAATATGATGTGGTTGTGACAACTTACGCCATTGTTACAAACGAAGTCCCTCAAAACCCTTTGCTGAATCTTTATGATACATTCAGTAAGAAGAGAGGCAGAGCAAGCTTTGAAGGATCTAATCTTCAGCCTCTCGCTGGTGCACTAGGAAGAGTTAGATGGTTGAGAGTAGTACTAGATGAAGCTCATACAATTAAAAACCATAGAACCCTAGTTGCAAAAGCTTGTTTTAGCCTTAGAGCCAAGAGGAGATGGTGCTTGACTGGAACACCGATACAGAACAAAGTTGACGATCTTTATAGCTATTTCAGGTTTCTTAGATATCATCCCTATGCCACGTGCCTTTCATTTCGTCAAAGAATCAAGGTTCCAATTTCCAAAAACTCTCTTCGGGGTTACAAGAAGCTTCAAGCTGTTCTAAGGGGCATAATGCTTCGCCGCACCAAAG GAACATTACTTGATGGACAACCTATAATCATTCTACCTCCAAAGCAAGTTAATTTGAGCAAAGTGGACTTTTCA AAAATTGCATTGGAATGGATgcgtaagaaagaaaaaagaagcagGAAATGTAGGGGAGGGATATTAGCAGATGATCAG GGACTTGGTAAAACAATCTCGACGATCTCTCTTATCCTATTGCATAAGTTGAAGTTACAATCAAAGCAGAAAAAGCGAAAAGGTCGAAAATCTGGTGGTACATTGATTGTTTGTCCTGCAAGTGTTGTAAAGCAATGGGCAAGAGAAGTGAAAGAGAAGGTTTCTGATGAACACAAGCTCTCTGTTTTAATCTACCATGGATCTAACAGAACCAAAGATCCTATTGAATTAGCAAAATATGATGTGGTTGTGACAACTTACGCCATTGTTACAAACGAAGTCCCTCAAAACCCTTTGCTGAATCTTTATGATACATTCAGTAAGAAGAGAGGCAGAGCAAGCTTTGAAGGATCTAATCTTCAGCCTCTCGCTGGTGCACTAGGAAGAGTTAGATGGTTGAGAGTAGTACTAGATGAAGCTCATACAATTAAAAACCATAGAACCCTAGTTGCAAAAGCTTGTTTTAGCCTTAGAGCCAAGAGGAGATGGTGCTTGACTGGAACACCGATACAGAACAAAGTTGACGATCTTTATAGCTATTTCAGGTTTCTTAGATATCATCCCTATGCCACGTGCCTTTCATTTCGTCAAAGAATCAAGGTTCCAATTTCCAAAAACTCTCTTCGGGGTTACAAGAAGCTTCAAGCTGTTCTAAGGGGCATAATGCTTCGCCGCACCAAAG GAACATTACTTGATGGACAACCTATAATCATTCTACCTCCAAAGCAAGTTAATTTGAGCAAAGTGGACTTTTCAGTAGTAGAATGGTCGTTCTACAGGAAGCTTGAAATGTATTCACGTTTGCAGTATCAG GAATATGCTAATGAAGGGACTTTGCATGAACACATGGCTCATCTTTTGGTAATGCTTCTGCGGCTACGCCAAGCTTGTAATCATCCACAACTTGTTAATGGATATAGTCACTCATATGCTATTGAAGAAAAACCAGATGTGGGTCATGAATCCGATAGAGAGTATCTAACCATCCTCCTCAATATCTTAAAATCATCCTTTAGCATCTGCAATGTCTGCAAC GATCCACCAAAAGACCCTGTTGTTACTTTGTGCGGCCATGTATTTTGCTATGAGTGTGTGTCTGAAAACATTAATGGGGATCACAAAACGTGCCCTGCACTTAATTGCAGTACAGAGCTTAAACATGATAATGTTTTCACTGAATCTGCAATTAGAAGTTGCATCAACGATTATGATGATCCTAAGGATAAGAAAGTTCTTTTCTCGCTACAAGGCGAGTTTATTTCATCCAAAATCAAAGCTGTGATAGAGATTCTTCAGTCGCTTGCAAAGCAAGGCTCTGATCCAGACTCTCCACCAATAAAGACTATAGTCTTCTCTCAGTGGACGGGTATGCTTGACTTGGTTGAGCAGTCTTTTGTCAAAAACCGTATAAAGTTCAGACGACTAGATGGTTCGATGTCTCTACTAACAAGAGACATAGCTGTAAAAGAATTCAACAATGATCCAGAT GTAGAAGTGATGTTGATGTCTCTTAAAGCTGGAAACCTTGGATTGAACATGATAGCTGCCTGCCATGTTATTCTCTTGGATCTTTGGTGGAATCCAACAACTGAAGACCAAGCTATTGATAGAGCTCATCGTATCGGACAAACTCGGACTGTTACGGTAACACGTATTGCCATCAAAAACACCGTCGAGGAACGAATTCTGACTCTTCAg GAACGTAAAAGGAAAATTGTTGCATCTGCATTGGGTGAAAAACATGGTAAAAGTTCTGCGATTCAACTAACATTAGAAGATCTTGAATACCTATTTTTTGGTGAGTAG
- the LOC104748235 gene encoding helicase-like transcription factor CHR28, whose amino-acid sequence MEKCHESHEAPLLLVAKTHLRNRQDWEKQRAYSVPPLKLSRKKWAEFLTLTSKRGFRMDTAMENYSSGSDEEVKEGETTVNEREIYQAALQDLKQPKTEKDLPPGVLTVPLMRHQKIALEWMRKKEKRSRKCRGGILADDQGLGKTISTISLILLHKLKLQSKQKKRKGRKSGGTLIVCPASVVKQWAREVKEKVSDEHKLSVLIYHGSNRTKDPIELAKYDVVVTTYAIVTNEVPQNPLLNLYDTFSKKRGRASFEGSNLQPLAGALGRVRWLRVVLDEAHTIKNHRTLVAKACFSLRAKRRWCLTGTPIQNKVDDLYSYFRFLRYHPYATCLSFRQRIKVPISKNSLRGYKKLQAVLRGIMLRRTKXNRFVS is encoded by the exons ATGGAGAAGTGTCACGAGAGTCATGAAGCTCCTTTGCTATTGGTCGCTAAAACACACCTAAGAAACCGTCAAGATTGGGAGAAGCAAAGAGCTTACTCTGTTCCACCTTTGAAACTCAGCCGTAAAAAGTG GGCTGAGTTCTTGACTCTGACATCAAAAAGAGGTTTTAGGATGGATACTGCTATGGAGAATTATAGTTCAGGTAGTGatgaagaagtaaaagaagGGGAGACCACCGTTAACGAGAGGGAAATCTATCAGGCTGCATTACAA GATCTGAAACAACCCAAGACCGAAAAGGATCTACCGCCTGGTGTTCTTACAGTTCCTCTTATGAGGCATCAG AAAATTGCATTGGAATGGATgcgtaagaaagaaaaaagaagcagGAAATGTAGGGGAGGGATATTAGCAGATGATCAG GGACTTGGTAAAACAATCTCGACGATCTCTCTTATCCTATTGCATAAGTTGAAGTTACAATCAAAGCAGAAAAAGCGAAAAGGTCGAAAATCTGGTGGTACATTGATTGTTTGTCCTGCAAGTGTTGTAAAGCAATGGGCAAGAGAAGTGAAAGAGAAG GTTTCTGATGAACACAAGCTCTCTGTTTTAATCTACCATGGATCTAACAGAACCAAAGATCCTATTGAATTAGCAAAATATGATGTGGTTGTGACAACTTACGCCATTGTTACAAACGAAGTCCCTCAAAACCCTTTGCTGAATCTTTATGATACATTCAGTAAGAAGAGAGGCAGAGCAAGCTTTGAAGGATCTAATCTTCAGCCTCTCGCTGGTGCACTAGGAAGAGTTAGATGGTTGAGAGTAGTACTAGATGAAGCTCATACAATTAAAAACCATAGAACCCTAGTTGCAAAAGCTTGTTTTAGCCTTAGAGCCAAGAGGAGATGGTGCTTGACTGGAACACCGATACAGAACAAAGTTGACGATCTTTATAGCTATTTCAGGTTTCTTAGATATCATCCCTATGCCACGTGCCTTTCATTTCGTCAAAGAATCAAGGTTCCAATTTCCAAAAACTCTCTTCGGGGTTACAAGAAGCTTCAAGCTGTTCTAAGGGGCATAATGCTTCGCCGCACCAAAGNCAACCGTTTCGTTAGTTAA
- the LOC104748236 gene encoding pentatricopeptide repeat-containing protein At3g16610-like: protein MYLRLLETCIRSRNLTLGQIIHQHLLKRSLTLCSSTLLVNLTRLYASCNQVELARQVFDEIPHPKTNPISWDVMIRAYASNDFSEKALDLYYKMLDSGVRSTKYTYPFVLKACAGLRAMEDGKLIHSHVTCSHFTTDMYVCTALVDFYAKCGELDMALQVFDKMPKIDIVSWNAMISGFSLHCSLTDVIGLFLDMRRSSDGLRPNLSTIVGMFPALGKAGALREGRAVHGYCTRMGFSNDLVFKTGILDVYGKSKCIIYARRVFDSVSLKNGVTWSAMIGGYIENEMIKEAGEVFVQMLVNADVAMVTPVAIGIILMGCARFGDLNGGRCVHCYAVKAGFMLDLTVGNTIISFYAKYGSLCDAFKQFSEIGLKDVISYNSLISGCVENCRPEESLRLFHDMKSSGVRPDITTLLGVLNACSHLAALGHGSSCQGYCVVHGYSAYTSICNALMDMYTKCGKLDVAMRVFDTMHKRDIVSWNTMLFGFGIHGLGKEALSLFKSMRDTGVNPDEVTFLAILSACSHSGLVDEGKQLFKPDITTLLGVLNACSHLAALGHGSSCQGYCVVHGYSAYTSICNALMDMYTKCGKLDVAMRVFDTMHKRDIVSWNTMLFGFGIHGLGKEALSLFKSMRDTGVNPDEVTFLAILSACSHSGLVDEGKQLFKSMSQGDFNVIPRIDHYICMTDLLARAGYLDEAYDFINKMPFEPDIRVLGILLSACWTYNNVELGDEVSKKMQSLGGTTEGLVLLSNTYSAAERWEDAENIRMTQKKRGLHKSPGFSWVDV, encoded by the exons ATGTATCTGAGACTTCTTGAAACCTGTATTCGATCAAGGAATCTGACATTAGGTCAGATCATTCATCAACACCTTCTTAAACGCTCCCTTACGTTATGTTCCTCTACCCTCCTCGTCAATTTAACGCGTCTTTACGCATCATGCAACCAAGTCGAACTTGCACGccaagtgttcgacgaaattccTCATCCGAAGACAAATCCTATTTCGTGGGACGTGATGATCAGAGCCTATGCATCGAATGATTTCTCGGAGAAAGCTTTGGATTTGTACTACAAAATGCTCGATTCTGGTGTTAGATCCACGAAATACACTTACCCGTTTGTGCTGAAAGCATGTGCTGGTCTGCGAGCAATGGAAGATGGTAAGCTGATACATAGCCATGTGACATGTAGCCACTTCACTACTGATATGTATGTTTGTACTGCTCTCGTTGATTTCTATGCTAAATGCGGGGAACTAGATATGGCATTACAAGTGTTCGACAAAATGCCTAAAATTGATATTGTGTCATGGAACGCTATGATTTCTGGGTTTTCTTTGCATTGCTCTTTAACTGATGTCATTGGATTGTTTTTGGATATGCGTAGAAGCAGCGATGGACTCAGGCCTAATTTATCAACAATCGTTGGGATGTTTCCTGCACTAGGAAAGGCTGGTGCTTTGAGGGAAGGGAGAGCTGTTCATGGGTATTGCACACGGATGGGTTTTAGCAATGATTTAGTTTTTAAGACGGGGATCTTGGATGTATATGGCAAAAGCAAGTGCATTATCTATGCGAGAAGAGTTTTTGATTCAGTGTCTTTAAAGAATGGGGTAACCTGGAGTGCTATGATTGGAGGCTACATAGAGAATGAAATGATAAAGGAAGCTGGAGAAGTGTTTGTGCAGATGCTGGTTAATGCAGATGTGGCAATGGTGACACCAGTGGCCATTGGGATTATTCTGATGGGTTGTGCAAGATTTGGAGATCTGAATGGAGGGCGATGCGTACATTGTTACGCGGTTAAAGCAGGCTTCATGTTAGACTTAACTGTTGGAAACACGATTATTTCGTTTTACGCCAAGTATGGAAGCTTATGCGATGCTTTTAAGCAGTTTAGTGAGATTGGCTTGAAAGACGTTATTTCATATAATTCTCTAATCTCTGGGTGTGTTGAGAACTGTCGTCCAGAAGAGAGTTTACGTCTATTTCATGATATGAAATCATCTGGAGTTAGGCCAGATATAACAACACTGCTTGGTGTCTTAAACGCTTGTTCTCACTTGGCTGCTTTGGGACACGGTTCTAGTTGCCAAGGGTATTGTGTTGTTCATGGCTATTCAGCTTATACAAGCATTTGTAATGCACTGATGGATATGTACACAAAGTGCGGGAAACTTGATGTAGCCATGAGAGTTTTCGACACAATGCATAAGCGGGACATAGTTTCGTGGAACACAATGCTGTTTGGATTTGGAATTCATGGGCTTGGCAAAgaagctctttctctgtttaAAAGTATGCGTGACACAGGTGTGAACCCAGACGAGGTGACTTTTCTTGCTATTTTGTCTGCTTGTAGCCATTCAGGACTTGTGGATGAAGGGAAACAACTGTTCAA GCCAGATATAACAACACTGCTTGGTGTCTTAAACGCTTGTTCTCACTTGGCTGCTTTGGGACACGGTTCTAGTTGCCAAGGGTATTGTGTTGTTCATGGCTATTCAGCTTATACAAGCATTTGTAATGCACTGATGGATATGTACACAAAGTGCGGGAAACTTGATGTAGCCATGAGAGTTTTCGACACAATGCATAAGCGGGACATAGTTTCGTGGAACACAATGCTGTTTGGATTTGGAATTCATGGGCTTGGCAAAgaagctctttctctgtttaAAAGTATGCGTGACACAGGTGTGAACCCAGACGAGGTGACTTTTCTTGCTATTTTGTCTGCTTGTAGCCATTCAGGACTTGTGGATGAAGGGAAACAATTGTTCAAGTCCATGTCTCAAGGAGATTTCAACGTCATCCCAAGAATAGACCATTACATTTGCATGACTGATCTTCTAGCACGTGCAGGATACTTGGATGAAGCTTATGATTTTATCAACAAGATGCCATTTGAGCCAGACATTCGCGTGTTGGGTATACTTCTCTCTGCTTGTTGGACGTACAATAATGTGGAACTTGGTGATGAAGTGTCGAAAAAGATGCAGAGTCTTGGAGGAACAACAGAAGGCCTAGTTCTTCTCTCCAACACCTATTCAGCTGCTGAGAGATGGGAAGATGCAGAGAATATTAGAATGACACAGAAGAAAAGAGGGCTTCACAAGTCCCCGGGTTTTAGCTGGGTTGATGTTTGA
- the LOC104745993 gene encoding uncharacterized protein At4g02000-like has translation MAHELWDDIQYMVLGRDDPELLIPHTAYAGVLAKNRLSMIGKPLNLNDQPLKRVIQELPRLWGLKTRVHGRILDDSFVQFRFQQEEDMVSVLTQQPWLVNDWFVALQRWEDFPGENFLTFIDLWVQLRGIPLPYVSERTVRYIANTIGDVVALDFNEDTTPQIAFLRVKVRIIFTDRLRFFRRVRFQSGERAVVGFEYEGLTKICRNCSRINHQSRSCPFLVPPVAPYEDDDELLVPVWEEGHRSHTPSLRSDSQSSEPSDISSSSPISQPPHPSPLHNGIQAAAEQPKHNMFATNLRGKQESTGSNFARDSHVNHRFEVGESSKRKKGKQIASEQERNTRPRRKDVGVKFYTVPSKPP, from the coding sequence ATGGCTCATGAATTGTGGGATGACATCCAATACATGGTGTTGGGTCGAGATGACCCAGAATTGCTCATACCCCATACTGCTTATGCTGGAGTTTTGGCTAAGAATCGTTTAAGTATGATTGGTAAACCCCTCAACTTGAACGACCAACCGTTGAAGCGTGTGATACAGGAACTACCACGTCTTTGGGGCTTAAAAACGAGAGTTCATGGCCGTATCCTGGATGATAGCTTTGTACAATTTCGTTTTCAACAAGAAGAGGATATGGTTTCGGTGCTGACACAACAACCTTGGCTGGTTAATGACTGGTTTGTGGCGCTACAAAGGTGGGAAGACTTCCCTGGTGAAAACTTTCTGACGTTTATAGACCTCTGGGTTCAGTTACGTGGAATCCCCTTGCCTTATGTTTCTGAGAGGACAGTCAGATACATCGCTAACACTATAGGGGATGTTGTTGCACTTGACTTTAATGAGGACACTACTCCTCAAATTGCTTTTCTTAGGGTAAAAGTTCGAATTATCTTCACAGATAGGCTCCGCTTCTTTAGACGGGTCAGGTTTCAGTCTGGGGAGCGTGCTGTGGTGGGTTTTGAATACGAAGGACTGACAAAAATCTGCAGAAACTGCAGCCGCATCAATCACCAATCTCGGTCTTGTCCTTTTCTGGTTCCGCCAGTTGCCCCTtacgaggatgatgatgaacttTTGGTTCCGGTGTGGGAGGAAGGACATCGTTCTCATACTCCTAGTCTTAGATCGGATAGCCAGAGCTCAGAGCCATCGGAtatctcatcatcttcacctATCTCTCAACCTCCTCACCCCTCTCCTCTACACAACGGTATACAAGCAGCTGCGGAGCAGCCTAAACACAATATGTTTGCCACAAATCTTAGGGGTAAGCAGGAATCAACGGGATCCAACTTTGCAAGAGATTCTCATGTCAATCACCGTTTTGAGGTTGGAGAGagctctaagagaaagaaaggaaaacaaattgCTTCAGAGCAGGAGAGGAATACTCGCCCTCGAAGGAAAGATGTGGGAGTCAAGTTTTACACGGTACCTTCAAAACCTCCTTGA